Proteins encoded together in one Kutzneria kofuensis window:
- a CDS encoding alpha/beta fold hydrolase — protein sequence MVNHREVTVNGIQMHIAEQGTGPLVLLLHGFPESWYSWRHQFQPLADAGFHVVAPDQRGYAGTDRPDSVGEYTLLHLVGDVIGLIHALGEREAVVIGHDWGAPVAWNTALLRPDIIRGVAGLSVPPTRRAPAKPLGLLEQRFGKGFYQIYFQEPGVADAELGADLKDTFRRFLVAASGDGAGAAPVVPDGAKGFLDTMPYPETLPSWLTEADIDAFAEQYRRNGFTGGLNWYRNIDRNWELTAAWADAQITPPAYYITGTRDIVRTFGAPGFIEKLPELVPNLRGVLDLDGCGHWTQQERPDEVNAALVEFLKGL from the coding sequence GTGGTCAACCATCGCGAAGTAACGGTCAACGGCATCCAGATGCACATCGCCGAGCAGGGCACGGGGCCGCTGGTCCTGCTGCTGCACGGCTTCCCCGAGAGCTGGTACTCCTGGCGGCACCAGTTCCAGCCGCTGGCCGACGCCGGCTTCCACGTCGTCGCCCCGGACCAGCGCGGCTACGCCGGCACGGACCGGCCGGACTCCGTCGGCGAATACACGCTGCTGCACCTGGTCGGCGACGTGATCGGCCTGATCCACGCCCTCGGCGAGCGCGAGGCCGTCGTCATCGGGCACGACTGGGGCGCGCCCGTCGCCTGGAACACCGCGCTGCTGCGGCCGGACATCATCCGCGGCGTCGCCGGCCTGAGCGTGCCGCCGACGCGCCGCGCCCCGGCCAAGCCGCTCGGCCTGCTGGAACAGCGCTTCGGCAAGGGCTTCTACCAGATCTACTTCCAGGAGCCGGGCGTCGCCGACGCCGAGCTGGGCGCCGACCTGAAGGACACGTTCCGCCGCTTCCTGGTCGCCGCCTCCGGTGACGGCGCGGGCGCGGCCCCGGTCGTGCCGGACGGCGCGAAGGGCTTCCTGGACACGATGCCGTACCCGGAGACGCTGCCGTCCTGGCTGACCGAGGCCGACATCGACGCGTTCGCCGAGCAGTACCGGCGCAACGGCTTCACCGGCGGCCTGAACTGGTACCGCAACATCGACCGGAACTGGGAGCTGACCGCGGCCTGGGCCGACGCCCAGATCACGCCGCCCGCGTACTACATCACCGGCACGAGGGACATCGTCCGCACCTTCGGCGCCCCCGGCTTCATCGAGAAGCTGCCGGAGCTCGTGCCGAACCTGCGCGGCGTGCTGGACCTGGACGGCTGCGGCCACTGGACGCAGCAGGAGCGTCCGGATGAGGTCAACGCGGCGCTGGTGGAATTCCTCAAGGGACTCTGA
- a CDS encoding slipin family protein — protein sequence MGIVLAALVSLLGIGIVGLVSSARVVKQYERGVVFRLGRVRDAPRGPGLTLLAPVLDRMRKVSTQIICMPVPAQDGITRDNVTVRVDAVVYFSVVDPVRAIVEVQDYQFAVSQVAQTSLRSIIGKSELDDLLSNRERLNQGLELMIDSPALGWGVHIDRVEIKDVALPEAMKRSMSRQAEAERERRARVISADGELQASHKLAEAASTMADTPAALQLRLLETVVEVAAEKNSTLVLPFPVELLRFLDRATEYRSANGGT from the coding sequence ATGGGCATCGTCCTCGCTGCGCTGGTCAGCCTGCTCGGCATCGGCATCGTCGGGCTGGTGAGCAGCGCGCGGGTCGTCAAGCAGTACGAGCGGGGCGTGGTGTTCCGGCTGGGCCGGGTGCGCGACGCCCCGCGCGGCCCCGGCCTCACCCTGCTGGCGCCGGTGCTGGACCGGATGCGCAAGGTGAGCACGCAGATCATCTGTATGCCCGTGCCGGCGCAGGACGGCATCACCCGGGACAACGTCACCGTCCGGGTGGACGCGGTCGTCTACTTCTCCGTGGTGGACCCGGTCAGGGCGATCGTCGAGGTGCAGGACTACCAGTTCGCGGTGTCGCAGGTGGCGCAGACCTCGCTGCGCTCCATCATCGGCAAGAGCGAGCTGGACGACCTGCTGTCCAACCGGGAACGGCTCAACCAGGGGCTGGAGCTCATGATCGACAGCCCCGCGCTGGGCTGGGGCGTGCACATCGACCGGGTGGAGATCAAGGACGTCGCGCTGCCGGAGGCGATGAAGCGATCGATGTCACGTCAGGCCGAGGCGGAGCGGGAGCGGCGGGCCCGCGTCATCTCCGCGGACGGCGAGCTGCAGGCGTCGCACAAGCTGGCGGAGGCCGCCTCGACCATGGCGGACACGCCGGCGGCGCTGCAGCTCCGGCTGTTGGAGACGGTGGTCGAGGTGGCCGCCGAGAAGAACTCGACTCTGGTGCTGCCGTTCCCGGTGGAACTGTTGCGCTTCCTCGACCGTGCGACGGAGTACCGCTCGGCGAACGGCGGCACTTGA
- a CDS encoding FAD/NAD(P)-binding protein translates to MTTLVFVGAGPRATGLLERIAANLPEFPQALDIHLVDPHPPGAGRVWRHAQSPLLRMNSMAEDVTMFTDESVVCEGPIRPGPSLYEWAEQVRAGGLDDEALTEQVRALRANSFPTRQLQSRYLEWVFDTVVKQLPDTVTVTVHPTTALSVTEGPDGRQLIPLADGETLAADVVVLTLGHLDTEPSAAHRELAKYAADNNLRYIPPEYAADTDLSVIQPGEHVVMRGFGLSFIDLMVLTTEGRGGRFVEDSPGSLRYEPSGLEPVLHVGSRRGVPYHSKTNYRLLGGRPPLPRFVTPDVIDALPQGCDFRTDVWPLVAKEAAWAYYHELFNGHPERVRMDWVDFDRWFSPLPWGSPILDSLIQRAVPSPDDRIDFEALDHPLRGLSVGEDELQARLRDYIAADIARRTDDRFSADLGAFFGLLSCYGQLQRLTSLRPESQVRDLDGWWRGFFSFMASGPPDDRLRQLLALSEAGIVRFLGADMWVRAEDGVFRAGGGTSPGVVTATALVEAYQPSPSVRESGSALLRTLDGLEEMLVDGDYSVRTGLLRISPDGRMITAAGLPHPRRFALGAYSTERAVAAFARPRTNAPAFRQNDATARALLATLRLV, encoded by the coding sequence GTGACCACGCTGGTGTTCGTCGGAGCCGGGCCGCGCGCCACGGGCCTGCTCGAACGGATCGCCGCCAACCTGCCGGAGTTCCCGCAGGCGTTGGACATCCACCTCGTCGACCCGCATCCGCCCGGGGCCGGCCGGGTGTGGCGGCACGCGCAGTCGCCGCTGCTGCGGATGAACTCGATGGCCGAGGACGTCACGATGTTCACCGACGAGAGCGTGGTGTGCGAGGGCCCGATCCGGCCGGGGCCGTCGCTGTACGAGTGGGCTGAGCAGGTCCGCGCCGGCGGCCTGGACGATGAGGCGCTCACCGAACAGGTGCGAGCGTTGCGAGCAAACAGCTTTCCCACCCGGCAGCTTCAGAGTCGTTACCTGGAATGGGTTTTCGACACCGTCGTCAAGCAGCTGCCGGACACCGTCACGGTGACCGTGCACCCGACGACCGCGCTGAGCGTCACCGAGGGCCCCGACGGCCGGCAGCTCATCCCGCTGGCCGACGGTGAGACGTTGGCCGCGGACGTTGTCGTGCTGACGCTCGGGCATCTTGACACGGAGCCCAGTGCGGCGCACCGGGAGTTGGCGAAGTACGCCGCCGACAACAACTTGCGGTACATCCCGCCGGAATACGCCGCCGACACCGACCTTTCCGTGATCCAGCCCGGCGAACACGTTGTGATGCGCGGATTCGGGCTGTCATTCATCGACCTGATGGTGCTGACGACCGAGGGGCGCGGCGGCCGGTTCGTCGAGGACTCCCCCGGTTCCCTGCGGTACGAGCCGTCGGGTCTGGAACCCGTGCTGCACGTGGGGTCGCGGCGTGGCGTGCCGTACCACTCGAAGACCAACTACCGGCTGCTCGGCGGCCGCCCGCCGCTGCCGCGGTTCGTCACGCCCGACGTCATCGACGCGCTGCCGCAAGGCTGCGACTTCCGCACCGACGTGTGGCCGCTGGTGGCCAAGGAAGCTGCCTGGGCGTACTACCACGAGCTGTTCAACGGGCATCCCGAGCGGGTGCGGATGGACTGGGTCGACTTCGACCGCTGGTTCTCGCCGCTGCCGTGGGGCAGCCCGATCCTCGACTCGCTGATCCAGCGGGCCGTCCCGTCGCCCGACGACCGGATCGACTTCGAGGCGCTGGACCACCCGCTGCGGGGACTGTCCGTCGGCGAGGACGAGTTGCAGGCCCGGCTCCGCGACTACATCGCCGCCGACATCGCCCGCCGCACCGACGACCGGTTCAGCGCCGACCTCGGCGCGTTCTTCGGGCTGCTGTCCTGCTACGGCCAGCTCCAGCGGCTCACGTCGCTGCGGCCGGAGTCGCAGGTGCGGGACCTCGACGGCTGGTGGCGGGGCTTCTTCAGCTTCATGGCCAGCGGCCCGCCCGACGACCGGCTCCGCCAGCTGCTGGCCCTGTCCGAGGCCGGCATCGTCCGCTTCCTCGGAGCCGACATGTGGGTCCGTGCCGAGGACGGCGTCTTCCGGGCCGGCGGCGGCACTTCGCCGGGGGTTGTCACCGCCACCGCCCTGGTCGAGGCGTACCAACCGAGCCCGTCGGTGCGGGAGAGCGGCTCCGCGTTGCTGCGGACCCTGGACGGCCTGGAGGAGATGCTCGTCGACGGCGACTACTCCGTGCGCACCGGCCTGCTGCGCATCTCCCCCGACGGTCGCATGATCACCGCCGCTGGGCTGCCACATCCCCGGCGCTTCGCCCTCGGGGCGTACTCCACCGAACGCGCCGTGGCGGCATTCGCCCGTCCGCGCACCAACGCCCCGGCCTTCCGCCAGAACGACGCCACCGCCCGGGCCCTCCTGGCCACCCTCCGCCTGGTCTGA
- the fabG gene encoding 3-oxoacyl-ACP reductase FabG, whose amino-acid sequence MPETSQRVAIVTGAARGIGAATAVRLAADGFAVAVLDLDESATKQTVDTIVEAGGRAIGVGADVSDAEQVQAAVDRVAAELGAPTVLVNNAGVTKDNLIFKMSEADWDTVMNVHLRGSFLMTRAVQKHMTEAKWGRIVNLSSTSALGNRGQVNYSAAKAGLQGFTKTLAIELGKFNVTANAIAPGFIATDMTAATAERLGVDFEDFKTMAAQQIPVARVGVPEDIAHTVSFLVSEGAGFVSGQVIYVAGGPRD is encoded by the coding sequence GTGCCGGAGACGAGCCAACGGGTCGCCATCGTGACCGGAGCAGCCCGGGGAATCGGCGCCGCCACCGCGGTGCGGCTGGCCGCCGACGGCTTCGCCGTCGCCGTGCTCGACCTCGACGAGTCCGCCACCAAGCAGACCGTCGACACCATCGTCGAGGCCGGTGGCCGGGCGATCGGCGTCGGCGCGGACGTCAGCGACGCCGAGCAGGTGCAGGCCGCGGTGGACCGGGTGGCGGCCGAACTGGGCGCGCCGACGGTCCTGGTCAACAACGCCGGCGTCACCAAGGACAACCTGATCTTCAAGATGTCCGAGGCCGACTGGGACACCGTGATGAACGTGCACCTGCGCGGCTCGTTCCTGATGACCCGCGCGGTGCAGAAGCACATGACCGAGGCCAAGTGGGGCCGGATCGTCAACCTGTCCAGCACCTCGGCGCTGGGCAACCGCGGCCAGGTCAACTACTCGGCGGCCAAGGCCGGCCTGCAGGGCTTCACCAAGACCCTGGCCATCGAGCTGGGCAAGTTCAACGTCACCGCGAACGCCATCGCCCCCGGCTTCATCGCCACCGACATGACCGCGGCCACCGCCGAGCGGCTGGGCGTGGACTTCGAGGACTTCAAGACGATGGCGGCGCAGCAGATCCCGGTGGCCCGCGTCGGCGTGCCCGAGGACATCGCGCACACCGTCTCCTTCCTGGTCAGCGAGGGCGCCGGCTTCGTGTCCGGCCAGGTCATCTACGTCGCCGGAGGCCCCCGTGACTGA
- a CDS encoding acyl-CoA dehydrogenase family protein, producing the protein MTDLVAKVEQFLAEHPTAGADPVEWLGARFDAGLAWVHFPVGLGGLGASRSAQQAVDEAFLAANAPQPNPAAPVIGYGMAAPTILKFGTDEQKQRFLRPLYTGEEVWCQLFSEPGAGSDLATLATRAVRDGDEWIVDGQKVWTTMAHVARWAILVARTDPSLPKHQGLSYFVCDMTDPGVDVRPLRQITGEAEFNEVFLSGVRIPDAHRLGAVGEGWKVATTTLMNERVTIGAHAAEREDGLIGAVAKTWRERPELRTPGLHDRLLRLWVDAEALRLTAERLRQGLAAGQPGPEGSAAKLTFATLNQAVTGLDVELHGEEGLAYSDWTMRRPKDADWASRDAGFRYLRMKGNSIEGGTSEILRNIIADRILQLPKEPRSDVDIPWKDLPR; encoded by the coding sequence GTGACTGACCTTGTCGCCAAGGTCGAGCAGTTCCTCGCCGAGCACCCGACCGCGGGCGCGGACCCCGTCGAGTGGCTGGGCGCGCGCTTCGACGCCGGCCTGGCCTGGGTGCACTTCCCCGTCGGCCTCGGTGGCCTGGGCGCGTCCCGGTCCGCGCAGCAGGCCGTGGACGAGGCGTTCCTGGCCGCGAACGCGCCGCAGCCCAACCCAGCCGCGCCGGTGATCGGCTACGGCATGGCCGCGCCGACCATCCTCAAGTTCGGCACCGACGAGCAGAAGCAGCGCTTCCTGCGCCCGCTGTACACCGGCGAGGAGGTGTGGTGCCAGCTGTTCAGCGAGCCCGGCGCCGGCTCCGACCTCGCCACCCTGGCCACCCGCGCGGTGCGCGACGGCGACGAGTGGATCGTCGACGGCCAGAAGGTGTGGACGACCATGGCGCACGTGGCCCGCTGGGCCATCCTGGTCGCGCGGACCGACCCGTCGCTGCCCAAGCACCAGGGCCTGAGCTACTTCGTCTGCGACATGACCGACCCGGGTGTGGACGTCCGGCCGCTGCGCCAGATCACCGGCGAGGCCGAGTTCAACGAGGTGTTCCTGTCCGGGGTGCGGATCCCGGACGCGCACCGGCTGGGCGCGGTGGGCGAGGGCTGGAAGGTCGCCACCACCACGCTGATGAACGAGCGCGTCACCATCGGCGCGCACGCCGCCGAGCGCGAGGACGGCCTGATCGGGGCCGTGGCCAAGACCTGGCGGGAGCGCCCCGAGCTGCGCACGCCCGGCCTGCACGACCGGCTGCTGCGGCTGTGGGTGGACGCCGAGGCGCTGCGGCTGACCGCGGAGCGGCTGCGCCAGGGCCTCGCCGCCGGCCAGCCCGGACCGGAGGGTTCGGCCGCCAAGCTCACCTTCGCCACGCTCAACCAGGCCGTCACCGGTCTGGACGTGGAGCTGCACGGCGAGGAGGGCCTGGCCTACAGCGACTGGACCATGCGCCGGCCCAAGGACGCCGACTGGGCCAGCCGCGACGCCGGCTTCCGCTACCTGCGGATGAAGGGCAACTCCATCGAGGGCGGCACCTCGGAGATCCTGCGCAACATCATCGCCGACCGCATCCTGCAGCTGCCCAAGGAGCCGCGCTCCGACGTCGACATTCCCTGGAAGGACCTGCCCCGATGA
- a CDS encoding acyl-CoA dehydrogenase family protein, with amino-acid sequence MSDLLYSEVENDLRASVRDLLTDRSPWTSVLARVETDKPYDLELWRTLAAEMGLAGLLVPEDLGGAGASAREVAVVLEELGRAVTPTPFLGSAVLATSALLAAGDTETVAELAAGQRIGTLAVPLTTAPHADFPSSVRVEDGKLTGRVGSVVDLEVADVVVVPAIGADGPELHVVPTASAGVTVTPITPLDLTRRIATLELAGVESRKLSGDAATALRTALTTGAGLLASEQLGVAQWCLDATTEYVSTRHQFGRPIGSFQALRHRLADLWASVSSAVAVSRAAADALATGSDVDIAVAVAASFCSELAVHAAEEALQLHGGIGMTWEHPVHLYLGRAKSSELALGTPERHRDALATLVDLPA; translated from the coding sequence ATGAGCGACCTGCTGTACAGCGAGGTCGAGAACGACCTCCGCGCATCGGTCCGCGACCTGCTGACCGACCGGTCGCCGTGGACGTCGGTGTTGGCCCGGGTGGAGACCGACAAGCCCTACGACCTGGAGCTGTGGCGGACCCTGGCCGCCGAGATGGGCCTGGCCGGCCTGCTCGTGCCGGAGGATCTCGGCGGCGCCGGCGCTTCCGCCCGTGAGGTCGCTGTCGTGCTGGAGGAGCTGGGCCGCGCGGTGACGCCGACCCCGTTCCTGGGCAGTGCCGTACTGGCCACGAGCGCGCTGCTGGCTGCCGGCGACACCGAGACCGTGGCGGAACTCGCTGCGGGGCAACGGATCGGCACCCTCGCGGTGCCGCTGACCACCGCGCCGCACGCGGACTTCCCGTCCTCGGTTCGGGTCGAGGACGGCAAGCTCACCGGCCGCGTCGGCAGCGTCGTGGACCTTGAGGTCGCCGATGTCGTTGTCGTGCCGGCGATCGGCGCCGACGGTCCCGAGCTGCACGTCGTGCCGACGGCGTCGGCGGGCGTCACCGTCACGCCGATCACGCCGCTGGACCTGACCCGGCGCATCGCGACGCTGGAGCTGGCGGGTGTGGAGTCCCGCAAGCTCAGCGGAGACGCCGCAACGGCTTTGAGGACCGCTCTCACCACCGGCGCCGGCCTGCTCGCGTCCGAGCAGCTCGGCGTGGCCCAGTGGTGCCTTGACGCGACCACCGAGTACGTCAGCACGCGGCACCAGTTCGGCCGGCCCATCGGCTCGTTCCAGGCACTCCGGCACCGGCTGGCCGACCTGTGGGCGTCGGTGTCCTCCGCGGTCGCCGTCTCCCGGGCCGCGGCCGACGCGCTGGCCACGGGGTCCGATGTGGACATTGCCGTCGCCGTGGCGGCGTCGTTCTGCTCCGAGCTGGCGGTGCACGCCGCCGAGGAGGCGCTGCAGCTGCACGGCGGCATCGGCATGACGTGGGAGCACCCGGTGCACCTGTACCTGGGCCGGGCCAAGAGCTCCGAGCTGGCGCTGGGCACCCCCGAGCGGCACCGCGACGCGCTGGCCACGCTCGTCGACCTGCCGGCCTGA
- a CDS encoding MaoC family dehydratase: protein MRVFAGLDEVKAAKGEELGSSDWHLVTQEQVNLFADATEDHQWIHVDLEKAAKGPFGGPVAHGYLTLSMLAKFSGQLWRVDGLSMAVNYGLNKVRFPQPVLVGKRIRAHGRLLDVAENKMGLQVTVQITVEIEGEDKPGCVAESLALLVP, encoded by the coding sequence ATGCGCGTGTTCGCCGGCCTCGACGAGGTGAAGGCCGCCAAGGGTGAGGAGCTGGGCAGCAGCGACTGGCACCTGGTGACGCAGGAACAGGTCAACCTGTTCGCCGACGCCACCGAGGACCACCAGTGGATCCACGTCGACCTGGAGAAGGCCGCCAAGGGTCCGTTCGGCGGTCCGGTGGCGCACGGCTACCTGACGCTGAGCATGCTGGCCAAGTTCTCCGGCCAGCTGTGGCGGGTGGACGGGCTGTCGATGGCCGTCAACTACGGGCTGAACAAGGTCCGCTTCCCGCAGCCGGTGCTGGTGGGCAAGCGGATCCGGGCCCACGGCCGGCTGCTCGACGTCGCCGAGAACAAGATGGGCCTGCAGGTGACGGTGCAGATCACCGTGGAGATCGAGGGCGAGGACAAGCCCGGCTGCGTGGCCGAGTCGCTGGCGCTGTTGGTGCCGTAA
- a CDS encoding DUF5684 domain-containing protein gives MNYDQTASSGISPAVAIILALVYVAVIVFEIAAYWKVFEKAGRPGWGAIIPIYNLYLLLKVAGRPGWWLILYIIPLVNIVIHLIVSLDVGRNFGKGTGFSVIGLWIFSPIGFPILGFGSARYQGPRAA, from the coding sequence GTGAACTACGACCAGACGGCATCCAGCGGCATCAGCCCGGCCGTCGCGATCATCCTCGCCCTCGTCTACGTCGCCGTGATCGTGTTCGAGATCGCGGCGTACTGGAAGGTCTTCGAGAAGGCCGGCCGCCCCGGCTGGGGCGCGATCATCCCGATCTACAACCTGTACCTGCTGCTGAAGGTGGCGGGCCGGCCCGGCTGGTGGCTGATCCTCTACATCATCCCGCTGGTCAACATCGTCATCCACCTGATCGTCTCGCTGGACGTGGGCCGCAACTTCGGCAAGGGCACCGGCTTCTCGGTGATCGGCCTGTGGATCTTCAGCCCCATCGGCTTCCCCATCCTGGGCTTCGGCAGCGCCCGGTACCAGGGTCCGCGGGCCGCGTGA
- a CDS encoding enoyl-CoA hydratase, with product MTDVVLAENTDGVLLLTLNRPEKLNAWTPAMEEQFFGALATADSDPSVRAIVVTGAGRGFCAGADLTALGAVDPSAITEADIHPSGKPITYALSLRKPVIAAVNGPTAGIGLVIALYCDVRFAAADAKFTTAFSRRGLIAEHGIAWQLPRLVGVSRAMDLLLSSRILLGEEAGRIGLVDHVLPVDEVLPAALAYARDLAENCSPQSMAIIKRQVLRALESDLDSSRREAVELMLASFGGEDFREGVRSHLERRQPAFRPLDPDTV from the coding sequence ATGACCGATGTCGTGCTGGCGGAGAACACCGACGGGGTGCTGCTGCTCACCCTGAACCGGCCGGAGAAGCTGAACGCGTGGACGCCGGCGATGGAGGAACAGTTCTTCGGCGCGCTCGCCACCGCCGACTCCGATCCGTCCGTGCGGGCGATCGTGGTCACCGGCGCCGGGCGCGGCTTCTGCGCCGGGGCCGACCTGACCGCCCTGGGCGCGGTCGACCCGTCCGCCATCACCGAGGCGGACATCCATCCCAGTGGCAAGCCCATCACCTACGCCCTGTCCCTGCGCAAGCCGGTGATCGCCGCCGTCAACGGCCCCACCGCCGGCATCGGCCTCGTCATCGCCCTCTACTGCGACGTCCGGTTCGCCGCCGCGGACGCCAAGTTCACCACCGCCTTCTCCCGGCGCGGTCTGATCGCCGAGCACGGCATCGCCTGGCAGCTGCCCCGGCTCGTCGGCGTCAGCCGGGCCATGGATCTGTTGCTGTCCAGTCGAATCCTGCTCGGCGAGGAGGCCGGCCGGATCGGTCTCGTCGACCATGTCCTGCCCGTCGACGAGGTGCTGCCGGCCGCTCTGGCGTACGCCCGTGATCTCGCCGAGAACTGTTCCCCGCAGTCGATGGCCATCATCAAGCGGCAGGTTCTGCGGGCGCTCGAGTCCGATTTGGACTCCTCGCGGCGGGAAGCCGTCGAGCTGATGCTGGCCTCGTTCGGCGGCGAGGACTTCCGCGAGGGCGTGCGGAGCCACCTGGAGCGCCGGCAGCCGGCGTTCCGACCGCTTGACCCTGACACCGTGTGA
- a CDS encoding MerR family transcriptional regulator — protein MFSIGDFARLGLVSVRMLRHYDGIGLLPPARVDDATGYRWYAADQLPRLNRIVALRKLGFSLHQVAELLDDTVSVEQLHGMLRLRRAELAAQVAADSARLAQVEARLRSIEREGKMPSVDVVLKKVPPVRVAELTALAASYEPEDIGPVIQPLYARVEAELARSGLTVSGPGIAYYEDVPDGVLVHAAVQVSGEVTGDTELQVTFLPGLPEAATAVHHGPMSESGTAFNELARWLTDNGYRGGQYAREVYLHCPPNVEQQGWITELQIPVTRG, from the coding sequence ATGTTCAGCATCGGAGACTTCGCCCGGCTGGGGCTCGTGTCGGTCCGCATGTTGCGGCACTACGACGGCATCGGGCTGCTGCCGCCCGCCCGTGTCGACGACGCCACCGGCTACCGGTGGTACGCCGCCGACCAGCTGCCTCGGCTCAACCGGATCGTCGCGCTGCGCAAGCTCGGCTTCAGCCTGCACCAGGTGGCCGAGCTGCTCGACGACACCGTCAGCGTCGAGCAGCTGCACGGCATGCTGCGGCTGCGCCGCGCCGAGCTCGCCGCCCAGGTCGCCGCCGACAGTGCCCGGCTGGCCCAGGTCGAGGCCCGTCTCCGCAGCATCGAGAGGGAGGGCAAGATGCCGTCGGTCGACGTTGTGCTCAAGAAGGTTCCGCCGGTTCGGGTGGCCGAGCTGACCGCGCTCGCCGCCAGCTACGAGCCGGAGGACATCGGGCCGGTGATCCAGCCCCTGTACGCCCGCGTGGAGGCCGAGCTGGCCCGGTCCGGGCTGACCGTCTCCGGGCCCGGGATCGCTTACTACGAGGACGTTCCGGACGGCGTGCTGGTGCACGCCGCCGTGCAGGTCTCGGGTGAGGTCACCGGGGACACCGAGTTGCAGGTCACCTTCCTGCCCGGCCTGCCGGAGGCCGCCACCGCCGTGCACCACGGTCCGATGTCCGAGTCCGGGACCGCCTTCAACGAGCTGGCCCGCTGGCTCACCGACAACGGCTACCGGGGTGGGCAGTACGCCCGCGAGGTGTACCTGCACTGCCCGCCGAACGTCGAGCAGCAGGGGTGGATCACCGAGCTCCAGATCCCCGTCACCCGGGGCTGA